A stretch of Planktothrix serta PCC 8927 DNA encodes these proteins:
- a CDS encoding molybdenum cofactor guanylyltransferase produces the protein MINDLSIAALILAGGQSSRMGEDKAFVLYEGKPLLQRVYQVAAACSQKVYIATPWPERYKTLLTEDYEVLLETEPNQGPLVALSQGLLEIPFDWIWLLACDLPILEVSMIQRWQSRLTVVANTVLAVVPQSQSRWEPLCGFYRRSAYSHLQEFMIPGGRSFQRWLTHISVEPIYLSKEESQMLLNCNRPTDLKP, from the coding sequence ATGATCAATGATCTCTCAATTGCAGCTTTAATTCTGGCAGGGGGCCAAAGTTCTCGCATGGGTGAGGATAAAGCTTTTGTTCTTTATGAAGGCAAACCTTTGCTTCAGCGAGTCTATCAAGTCGCGGCTGCTTGTAGCCAAAAAGTATATATTGCTACACCTTGGCCAGAACGCTATAAAACTCTATTAACGGAGGATTACGAAGTTCTATTAGAGACGGAACCGAACCAAGGGCCGTTAGTTGCATTGTCCCAAGGTTTATTAGAAATTCCCTTTGATTGGATTTGGTTATTAGCCTGTGATTTACCGATATTAGAAGTGTCTATGATTCAACGTTGGCAAAGTCGTTTAACGGTTGTTGCTAATACAGTTTTAGCGGTTGTTCCTCAAAGTCAGTCTCGATGGGAACCGTTATGTGGATTTTATCGCCGTTCTGCTTATTCGCATTTACAAGAATTTATGATTCCAGGAGGAAGATCGTTTCAACGGTGGTTAACCCATATTTCCGTAGAACCGATTTATCTATCTAAAGAAGAGTCACAAATGTTGTTAAATTGCAATCGACCTACAGACCTAAAACCTTAA
- a CDS encoding HEAT repeat domain-containing protein, whose protein sequence is MTTDSVFEQLKHPNPNLRERAMVEIAETRNQETIPRLMSILGEEDVTYRRSAVKALGYIGPDSVPSLVKTLLESDNTIIRSSCAKALAQVAYNHPDLPFPVEGMEGLKIAIHDPNPVVHIASVMALGEIGLPALDILLDALQTTENLGTAVAMINAISAIPDPRVSEVLTQLANDEAADTYIRESATSALSRLELVLKRY, encoded by the coding sequence ATGACTACAGATTCAGTCTTTGAACAATTAAAACATCCCAATCCCAATCTTAGAGAACGGGCGATGGTAGAAATAGCCGAAACCCGGAATCAAGAGACAATTCCTCGGCTGATGAGTATTTTAGGGGAAGAGGATGTCACCTATCGACGCTCGGCGGTGAAAGCCTTGGGTTATATTGGCCCAGATTCCGTTCCTTCCCTAGTCAAAACTTTACTAGAAAGTGATAACACGATAATTCGTTCCAGTTGTGCAAAGGCCTTAGCCCAGGTTGCCTATAATCACCCTGATTTGCCTTTTCCTGTAGAGGGAATGGAAGGGCTAAAAATTGCCATACATGATCCAAATCCAGTAGTTCATATTGCTTCTGTAATGGCATTAGGAGAAATAGGATTACCCGCTTTAGATATTTTATTAGATGCGTTACAAACAACAGAGAACCTGGGTACGGCGGTGGCGATGATTAATGCCATTAGTGCAATTCCTGATCCCCGCGTCTCTGAAGTTTTAACTCAATTAGCCAATGATGAAGCAGCCGATACCTATATCCGCGAGTCGGCTACCAGTGCTTTATCCCGTTTAGAATTGGTATTAAAGCGTTATTAA
- a CDS encoding pentapeptide repeat-containing protein: MTITRHEIVQLLQHGKSLAKADLQSLDLHSLDLSGVDFTGANLIQADLSHANLTGANLTGADLRAANLTGANLSEALLADSLLFRANLQGCCLNQAQLEGAKLQLARYDGQTLWPEGYNYRNSGAVGPKANLNGVYLNTANLRNADLRGVNLRGAYLSGADLSGANLEEAALSGANLQGALLTGAYLRKARLVGTEIQGVDFRAADLTDANLEQIESIAGADFTLVQGLSEEMRAMLCSRPAEELGTWNPFTRHNTAESLGLVEG; the protein is encoded by the coding sequence ATGACCATAACCCGCCATGAAATTGTACAACTTCTCCAACACGGAAAAAGTTTAGCAAAAGCCGACTTACAAAGCCTTGATCTCCATTCCCTTGACTTATCAGGAGTTGATTTCACAGGAGCCAACTTAATTCAAGCAGATTTGAGTCACGCTAACCTAACGGGAGCAAACCTCACTGGGGCTGATTTACGCGCCGCGAACCTAACAGGAGCGAACCTCAGCGAAGCATTATTGGCAGATAGTCTATTATTTCGAGCTAATTTACAGGGATGTTGTCTCAATCAAGCTCAACTTGAGGGCGCGAAACTGCAACTGGCTCGTTATGATGGTCAGACCCTTTGGCCAGAGGGATATAACTACCGCAACTCCGGGGCTGTGGGGCCAAAAGCCAACCTCAACGGAGTCTATCTGAATACAGCAAATCTGAGAAACGCTGATTTGCGAGGGGTGAACCTGCGGGGAGCCTATCTGAGTGGAGCGGATTTGAGTGGAGCCAACTTAGAAGAGGCGGCATTGAGTGGGGCGAACCTTCAAGGCGCGTTGCTGACGGGGGCTTATTTACGCAAAGCCCGTTTAGTTGGAACCGAGATTCAGGGGGTAGATTTCCGGGCGGCCGACTTAACCGATGCTAACCTAGAGCAAATTGAAAGTATAGCTGGGGCTGACTTTACTTTAGTTCAAGGGTTGAGCGAGGAGATGAGAGCCATGTTGTGTAGTCGTCCGGCGGAAGAGTTAGGCACTTGGAACCCGTTTACCCGCCACAATACCGCCGAAAGTTTGGGGTTAGTTGAGGGTTAA
- a CDS encoding 15,16-dihydrobiliverdin:ferredoxin oxidoreductase, translating into MYQPFQEFLEAEIFSRFQVVSRSIPAGLESNVSERGKNPARIQSWCYECPQLRKIRYTYIDAGETAQIFNSVIYPNYHYDLPILGIDFLSFGQVKNLVVLDFQPLFRDEGYQQKYIEPLRPLWEKYDDLAQDLPMKFYDANQYFSKYILFAKTDAATVRGKVFSAYQDYIHLYWELLQNSQPLSDSKRIQEVIKAQKAYDQYSADRDPASGLFSSYFGHEWAERFLYEFLFEDAVPLAVATK; encoded by the coding sequence ATGTATCAGCCGTTTCAGGAATTTTTAGAAGCAGAGATCTTTTCTCGTTTCCAGGTGGTCAGTCGTTCTATTCCCGCCGGATTAGAGTCTAACGTCAGTGAACGGGGAAAAAATCCCGCCCGGATTCAAAGTTGGTGCTATGAATGTCCTCAATTGCGGAAAATTCGCTACACCTATATTGATGCAGGTGAAACGGCTCAAATTTTTAATAGTGTCATTTATCCCAATTATCACTACGATTTACCCATTTTAGGGATTGATTTCTTATCATTTGGTCAAGTTAAAAATTTAGTGGTTTTAGATTTTCAACCTTTATTTCGAGATGAAGGATATCAACAAAAATATATTGAACCCCTGCGTCCTCTTTGGGAAAAATATGATGATTTAGCTCAGGATTTACCCATGAAATTCTATGATGCGAATCAGTATTTTTCTAAATATATCCTGTTTGCTAAAACCGATGCAGCCACCGTTAGAGGAAAGGTATTTTCAGCTTATCAGGACTATATTCATCTCTATTGGGAATTGTTACAAAACTCCCAACCGCTTTCAGATTCTAAAAGAATTCAAGAAGTTATTAAAGCCCAAAAAGCTTATGATCAATATAGCGCTGACCGAGATCCAGCATCCGGCTTATTTAGTAGCTATTTTGGTCATGAATGGGCGGAACGTTTTCTCTATGAATTTTTATTTGAAGATGCTGTTCCCTTAGCGGTTGCTACCAAATAA
- a CDS encoding globin family protein gives MKSVVTTAVGAADAAGRFPSTSDLESVQGSLQRAAARLEAAEKLASNLDAVAREGYDAAIKKYPYLNNEGEANSTPVFKEKCLRDIKHYLRLVNYCLVVGGTGPLDEWGIAGQREVYRALGLPTAPYVEALRFSRNRGCAPRDMSAQALLEYNALLDYVINSLS, from the coding sequence ATGAAATCAGTTGTTACCACTGCGGTCGGCGCTGCGGATGCAGCCGGACGTTTTCCTAGCACCTCTGACTTAGAATCCGTACAAGGTAGTCTTCAACGTGCTGCTGCTCGTTTAGAAGCCGCCGAAAAACTCGCTTCCAATCTGGATGCAGTTGCACGGGAAGGTTATGATGCCGCTATCAAAAAATATCCTTACCTGAACAACGAAGGGGAAGCTAATTCTACCCCTGTGTTCAAAGAAAAATGCCTCCGTGACATCAAACACTACCTGCGCTTAGTCAACTACTGCCTGGTTGTCGGTGGTACAGGGCCCTTAGATGAGTGGGGAATTGCTGGCCAACGTGAAGTGTATCGCGCTTTAGGTCTGCCTACCGCTCCCTATGTTGAAGCATTGAGATTCTCTCGGAACCGGGGTTGCGCTCCTCGTGATATGTCCGCTCAAGCTCTGCTTGAATACAATGCTCTGCTCGACTATGTGATCAACTCCTTGTCTTAG
- a CDS encoding phycoerythrobilin:ferredoxin oxidoreductase, whose translation MTLYQPFLDYALTLLEEKLPLTSYPIPPGFEQKEQVTGTGKRQQVVMTTSYGYQTPKLRQIRAAHVQGGEALQVLNFVIFPHLNYDLPFFGADLVTLPGGHLIALDMQPLFHNSAYQQKYTHPILPIFQNYQQHLPWGGDFPEEAHPFFSPAFLWTRPQETEVVKTHVFEAFKAYLQAYLEFVEQAQPIDNSEQRQDILQAQKRYVSYRAEKDPARGMFTRFYGEEWTEEYIHGFLFDLERYLEQSAPSRRRL comes from the coding sequence ATGACGCTCTATCAACCCTTTTTAGATTACGCCCTTACTCTTCTTGAAGAAAAACTTCCCCTAACTTCTTACCCCATTCCCCCAGGATTTGAACAAAAAGAACAGGTAACAGGAACAGGAAAAAGACAGCAAGTTGTGATGACCACCAGTTACGGTTATCAAACACCCAAACTGCGACAAATTCGAGCCGCTCATGTTCAAGGGGGAGAAGCTTTACAAGTTCTCAACTTTGTGATTTTCCCCCATTTAAACTATGATTTACCATTTTTTGGGGCTGATTTAGTTACCCTACCAGGAGGACATTTAATCGCCTTAGATATGCAGCCGTTATTTCATAATTCTGCTTATCAACAAAAATATACTCACCCAATATTGCCTATTTTTCAAAACTATCAACAACATTTACCTTGGGGGGGAGATTTCCCCGAAGAAGCGCACCCCTTCTTTTCTCCGGCTTTTTTATGGACTCGTCCTCAAGAAACAGAAGTTGTTAAAACCCATGTTTTTGAAGCGTTTAAAGCTTATTTACAAGCCTATCTGGAATTTGTAGAACAAGCCCAACCCATTGATAATTCTGAGCAACGCCAAGACATTTTACAAGCCCAAAAACGTTATGTTAGTTATCGGGCTGAAAAAGACCCCGCACGGGGAATGTTTACTCGTTTCTATGGGGAAGAATGGACTGAGGAATATATTCACGGGTTTCTATTTGATTTAGAACGTTATCTGGAGCAATCCGCACCGTCGAGACGGAGATTGTAA
- a CDS encoding HEAT repeat domain-containing protein: MDKRFFNLYNLTEEQAIALLDTPQEEIGEDDSRYVAAAHLVNFPTENTILALIRAVQTLDPSLDNQIVRRKCVETLGRLQATQALSIFHTCLADPDCYTVENAVWALGEIEVSDPDILEDMAQLLEKPGQLYRTIIQTLAKLNYKPALERIRRLIDAEDPPIACAALSAVCRLSQDYSLMDQVVEFLYHTNVNARRGCIQDLIDARYYAAIPEIARCPVSLVFRLRGIRLLGELGEKSGEISFKEIQPSLEQVLRDHPHDLNLVHEYDQPPTLEFLIQELYQTDFGRCYLASKTLLETYPQEAPEALLTAYREEAHNDYGAHYHVVKLLGWLRYAPSYDLLVEALQNPAPQFQKSRAAAALALAELGDKQAIPLLINSLNTRIWDLKYATLMALEQLGDSTGYTLLANDPDGLVRAKAASLSAVYT, encoded by the coding sequence ATGGATAAACGTTTTTTTAATCTTTATAATTTAACCGAAGAACAGGCGATCGCCCTCTTAGATACTCCCCAGGAGGAAATAGGAGAGGATGATTCTCGCTATGTAGCCGCCGCCCATTTAGTTAATTTCCCCACAGAAAATACCATACTTGCTTTAATTCGGGCGGTACAAACCCTTGATCCATCTCTGGATAATCAGATTGTACGCCGCAAGTGTGTAGAGACATTAGGACGATTGCAAGCCACCCAAGCGTTATCAATCTTTCATACCTGTTTAGCCGATCCAGATTGTTATACCGTTGAGAATGCCGTTTGGGCTCTCGGAGAAATTGAGGTCAGTGATCCCGACATACTGGAAGACATGGCTCAATTATTAGAAAAACCCGGACAACTGTATCGTACAATTATTCAGACTTTAGCCAAATTAAACTATAAACCCGCTTTAGAACGAATTCGTAGATTGATCGATGCCGAAGATCCCCCCATTGCCTGTGCTGCACTTTCGGCCGTTTGTCGTCTGAGTCAAGATTACAGCTTGATGGATCAAGTTGTTGAGTTTCTGTACCATACCAATGTTAATGCTCGCCGGGGCTGTATTCAAGATCTAATTGATGCCCGTTATTATGCCGCGATTCCTGAAATTGCACGCTGTCCAGTATCTTTAGTATTTCGACTGCGAGGAATTCGCTTATTAGGAGAACTGGGAGAGAAAAGTGGAGAGATTAGCTTTAAGGAAATTCAACCCAGTTTAGAACAAGTCTTGCGAGATCATCCCCATGATCTAAACTTAGTCCATGAATATGATCAGCCACCGACCCTAGAGTTTTTGATTCAAGAACTCTATCAAACGGATTTTGGCCGTTGCTATTTAGCCAGTAAAACCCTATTAGAAACCTATCCTCAAGAAGCTCCTGAAGCATTACTGACAGCCTATCGGGAAGAAGCCCATAATGATTATGGAGCCCATTATCACGTTGTTAAACTCTTGGGTTGGTTGCGGTATGCTCCTAGTTATGATCTCTTAGTGGAAGCATTACAAAATCCTGCCCCTCAGTTCCAGAAATCAAGAGCCGCAGCAGCCCTAGCGTTAGCAGAACTCGGAGATAAACAGGCAATTCCACTTCTGATCAATAGTTTAAACACCCGAATCTGGGATTTGAAATATGCTACATTAATGGCCTTGGAACAATTGGGGGATTCTACAGGTTATACCCTCCTCGCTAATGACCCCGATGGGTTAGTTCGAGCCAAAGCAGCCTCACTGTCCGCCGTTTATACCTAA
- a CDS encoding HEAT repeat domain-containing protein, producing MELSEIKACLANTNPKDRLKAIQELHQYEPEVAIPLLLSQMQEKDFLVRSFVAMGLGKQRTAESLAALLQMVKFDRDANVRAEASNSLSLFGQPVASHLVAAFYQDDNWLVRRSIIGALVELDCPEHLLEICVCGIDGEDLTVQEACIDSLAFLASSSQREKALPQLLSKVKDSSWRIRARVARALHRFSSPQAETALEALKQDEDHRVVAAVLENFVS from the coding sequence ATGGAACTCAGCGAAATTAAAGCCTGTTTAGCCAACACCAACCCCAAAGACCGACTCAAAGCCATTCAAGAATTGCATCAGTATGAACCCGAAGTCGCCATTCCCTTACTCTTGAGTCAAATGCAGGAAAAAGACTTTTTAGTTCGGTCTTTTGTCGCCATGGGTTTGGGGAAACAACGCACCGCCGAGTCCTTAGCCGCTTTGTTACAAATGGTTAAATTTGACCGCGATGCTAATGTTCGAGCCGAAGCCAGCAATTCCCTATCCCTATTTGGACAACCCGTTGCTTCTCATCTGGTCGCTGCATTTTACCAAGACGACAACTGGCTCGTGCGTCGAAGTATTATTGGAGCGTTGGTAGAATTAGACTGTCCAGAACACCTATTAGAAATCTGTGTTTGTGGGATTGACGGAGAAGATCTAACGGTACAAGAAGCCTGTATCGATAGTTTAGCCTTCCTCGCTAGTAGCTCCCAACGAGAAAAAGCTCTACCACAACTTCTATCTAAAGTCAAGGATTCTTCCTGGCGAATTCGGGCGAGGGTTGCTCGCGCTCTGCATCGCTTTTCCAGTCCCCAAGCCGAAACCGCCTTAGAAGCATTGAAACAGGATGAAGATCATCGCGTGGTGGCTGCGGTACTGGAAAACTTTGTAAGTTGA
- a CDS encoding ABC transporter permease, producing the protein MSRSRALQYYVFTRLLLAPLMLWTITTVVFLLLRATPGDPVDAILGPRAPEAAKEALRSQLGLKGSLWQQYFDYMGNLLHLNLGTSLTSRGETVWQIIQNHFPATVELALFSMIVALALGITVGAVAASHPDTVWDTGGRLFGIITYAVPPFWAGMLFQLIFAVQLGWFPLGTRFPVTVPAPEGWSGLYTLDSLFTGSWMQLGVALYYLFLPCVTLGLLLSGIFERIVRVNLKQTLKADYVEAARARGIPELRIVLAHALKNAMIPVITVLGLTFAALLGGAILTEVTFSWPGLANRLYEAISLRDYPTVQGIVVFFAAIVVLASILIDVLNACVDPRIRY; encoded by the coding sequence ATGTCTCGTTCCAGAGCTTTACAATATTACGTCTTTACTCGTTTACTCCTGGCTCCGTTAATGCTGTGGACAATTACCACCGTAGTTTTTTTGTTGTTACGCGCTACCCCCGGAGATCCAGTCGATGCAATTCTTGGCCCCCGTGCGCCGGAAGCCGCCAAAGAAGCGTTGCGATCGCAATTGGGGTTAAAGGGCTCTCTATGGCAACAATATTTTGACTATATGGGCAACCTGCTCCACTTGAATTTAGGAACGTCCCTCACCAGTCGCGGAGAAACCGTTTGGCAAATTATCCAAAATCATTTTCCGGCAACGGTTGAACTGGCTCTGTTTAGCATGATTGTGGCTTTAGCGCTGGGAATTACCGTTGGAGCGGTGGCGGCGTCTCATCCTGATACGGTTTGGGATACAGGGGGGCGTTTATTTGGAATTATTACTTATGCTGTTCCCCCGTTTTGGGCGGGGATGTTATTTCAGTTAATATTTGCGGTGCAATTGGGTTGGTTTCCCTTGGGAACTCGGTTTCCGGTGACTGTTCCTGCGCCAGAAGGTTGGAGTGGTTTATATACCCTGGATAGTTTGTTCACCGGAAGCTGGATGCAATTGGGGGTAGCTCTGTATTACTTGTTTTTACCCTGTGTAACGTTAGGGTTATTGTTAAGCGGTATTTTTGAGCGAATTGTGCGGGTGAATCTCAAACAAACCTTAAAAGCGGATTATGTCGAAGCAGCTAGGGCTAGAGGTATTCCCGAATTGCGAATTGTTCTGGCCCATGCGTTGAAAAATGCCATGATTCCGGTGATTACGGTTTTGGGTTTAACCTTTGCGGCTTTATTAGGAGGGGCGATTTTAACGGAAGTGACGTTTTCCTGGCCGGGTTTAGCTAATCGGTTATATGAAGCGATTAGTTTACGCGATTATCCAACGGTGCAAGGGATTGTTGTGTTTTTCGCGGCAATAGTTGTTCTTGCCAGTATTTTAATTGATGTTCTCAATGCCTGTGTTGACCCACGCATCCGATATTAA
- the cpeB gene encoding class 1 C-phycoerythrin subunit beta: MLDAFSRAVVTADSKTAAIGGADLAGLRNFIAEGNKRLDAVNAIASNASCCVSDAIAGMICENTGLIQAGGNCYPNRRMAACLRDGEIILRYVSYALLSGDASVLDDRCLNGLKETYIALGVPLQSAARAVGIMKAICVAHINGTNTPAMAGNKFRKMETPQGDCSALSAEAASYFDRVIAALS; this comes from the coding sequence ATGCTAGACGCTTTTTCCAGAGCAGTAGTAACTGCCGATAGCAAAACAGCCGCAATTGGTGGTGCTGACCTCGCCGGCCTCAGAAATTTTATTGCTGAAGGGAACAAGCGCCTTGATGCAGTCAACGCCATTGCCAGTAATGCAAGCTGCTGCGTTTCCGATGCCATCGCTGGGATGATCTGCGAAAATACAGGTTTAATCCAAGCGGGCGGTAATTGCTACCCCAACCGTCGCATGGCTGCTTGTCTGCGTGATGGTGAAATTATCCTGCGCTATGTCAGCTACGCCCTGTTATCTGGTGATGCTTCCGTTCTCGATGATCGCTGCTTGAATGGTCTGAAAGAAACATACATCGCTTTGGGTGTTCCCCTCCAATCTGCGGCTCGCGCTGTTGGAATCATGAAAGCAATTTGCGTTGCTCACATCAATGGCACCAACACTCCTGCGATGGCTGGTAACAAATTCCGCAAAATGGAAACACCTCAAGGTGACTGCTCGGCTCTGTCTGCTGAAGCTGCCAGCTACTTTGATCGCGTGATTGCTGCCCTCAGCTAA
- a CDS encoding phycobiliprotein lyase yields MKLPMTMMDFFKKSEGMWLSQRAVHRFDSAADESGESNLIIKVLDKTDPTILEICSEQGVDSTSVVGGASFMWQGNFKEGEPNPNYGAILIDVPNPDNPRYGKFFRNKGYVEGIPVVGIYQFADDGVLTIDTEYERNQGQERCWFITDNFRVRVSTVKMMNGVNLMTYSSERRCVLPSELDEMMETNRQRALLSM; encoded by the coding sequence ATGAAATTACCGATGACGATGATGGATTTTTTTAAAAAAAGTGAAGGGATGTGGCTTTCACAACGAGCCGTTCATCGCTTTGATTCGGCTGCGGATGAATCGGGAGAATCGAATTTAATTATTAAAGTTTTAGATAAAACTGATCCGACTATCTTAGAAATTTGTTCGGAACAAGGGGTTGATTCGACTTCAGTGGTTGGAGGGGCTAGTTTTATGTGGCAGGGAAATTTTAAGGAGGGCGAACCTAATCCTAATTATGGTGCTATTTTGATTGATGTTCCTAATCCCGATAATCCTCGTTATGGTAAATTCTTCCGCAATAAAGGCTATGTTGAAGGCATTCCGGTTGTGGGGATTTATCAGTTTGCTGATGATGGGGTTTTAACAATTGATACTGAATATGAACGCAATCAAGGTCAAGAACGTTGTTGGTTTATTACGGATAATTTTCGGGTGAGAGTTAGTACGGTTAAGATGATGAATGGTGTTAATTTGATGACGTATTCTTCTGAACGTCGCTGTGTTTTACCTTCTGAATTAGATGAAATGATGGAAACCAATCGTCAAAGAGCGTTACTTTCAATGTAG